In Wolinella succinogenes DSM 1740, a single genomic region encodes these proteins:
- a CDS encoding sodium:solute symporter family protein, producing MGIIETLAILLYLGITGYLGFLGYKQTKDETDYLLAGRNTHPFVMAMSYGATFISTAAIVGFGGVAAWLGQSLLWLAFCNIFVGVFIAFVFLGNPTRKLGYRLNAHTFPELLGKRYDSKGVQLFGGLLIATFMPLYAAAVLIGGTHFVAEYFRIDYHVALLLFSVIITAYVIAGGLKGVMLADALQGSVMFVAMILLLFFTFDSLGGVAPAFKALGESWQATVEPLRARPLGEFAPQSPDFLMRLSLAWGFEGWAKMPDFLSEGWLFVITTITLGVGIGVLAQPQLVVRFMTVKSAKELQRAVPIGGIFILVAVAIVFVAGSLSNAWYFIHEGKNALQAAGGVNNVIPRFINDALPSWFGLLFFLALISAAMSTLSSQFHAMGTAIGRDTLEQIFPQSKHHSALVTKAGVLVMILISVSLAYLFDKQPAIIARSTAIFFALCAAIFLPSYLAALFWKRATKAGVFASMAIGALTSIFWITLVHFNEAKALGIAKALFGVNSILSGKIIFVDALIIALPLSFFALYLGSILSKPFKESHLKRCF from the coding sequence ATGGGAATTATCGAAACACTCGCGATTCTTCTCTACTTGGGAATCACTGGCTATTTGGGCTTTCTTGGATACAAACAGACCAAAGATGAGACCGACTACCTCTTAGCAGGGCGCAACACCCATCCCTTTGTCATGGCGATGAGCTATGGCGCCACTTTCATCTCCACCGCGGCCATCGTCGGATTTGGAGGGGTAGCGGCGTGGCTAGGGCAGTCGCTTTTGTGGCTCGCCTTTTGCAACATCTTTGTGGGTGTCTTCATCGCGTTTGTCTTTTTGGGCAATCCCACGCGAAAGCTTGGCTATCGCCTTAACGCCCACACCTTCCCTGAGCTTTTAGGCAAGCGCTACGATTCCAAAGGAGTCCAGCTCTTTGGCGGTCTCCTCATTGCCACCTTTATGCCGCTCTATGCTGCGGCGGTGCTCATTGGGGGGACTCATTTTGTCGCCGAATATTTCAGAATCGACTACCATGTCGCTCTCCTACTCTTCTCCGTCATCATCACCGCCTATGTGATCGCAGGGGGACTCAAAGGGGTGATGCTCGCGGATGCTCTTCAGGGGAGCGTGATGTTTGTCGCGATGATTCTTTTGCTCTTTTTCACCTTTGATTCTCTTGGGGGAGTCGCTCCAGCCTTTAAAGCCCTAGGAGAGAGCTGGCAAGCCACGGTTGAGCCGCTTAGAGCGCGCCCCTTGGGAGAATTTGCCCCTCAAAGCCCTGACTTTTTGATGCGCTTATCTTTGGCTTGGGGATTTGAAGGATGGGCAAAAATGCCTGATTTCCTCTCAGAAGGGTGGCTTTTTGTCATCACCACCATCACTTTGGGGGTAGGGATTGGGGTGCTGGCTCAACCCCAGCTAGTGGTGCGTTTCATGACGGTCAAAAGTGCCAAAGAGCTCCAAAGAGCCGTTCCTATTGGAGGAATCTTCATCCTTGTGGCGGTAGCGATTGTTTTTGTGGCGGGTTCGCTGAGCAATGCGTGGTATTTTATCCATGAGGGCAAAAATGCCCTGCAAGCCGCGGGCGGCGTCAACAATGTGATACCACGATTCATCAACGACGCCCTTCCCTCTTGGTTTGGGCTCCTCTTCTTCTTGGCCCTTATCTCGGCGGCCATGAGCACCCTCTCCAGTCAGTTTCACGCCATGGGCACGGCCATAGGTCGAGACACGCTAGAGCAAATATTCCCCCAGAGCAAGCATCACTCCGCCCTCGTGACCAAAGCAGGCGTGCTAGTGATGATCCTCATCTCCGTCTCACTCGCCTACCTCTTTGACAAACAACCCGCCATCATCGCCCGAAGCACGGCGATCTTCTTTGCCCTTTGTGCGGCGATTTTTTTGCCCAGTTACCTCGCCGCCCTCTTTTGGAAGCGCGCGACTAAAGCGGGGGTCTTTGCCTCTATGGCCATAGGAGCCCTCACTTCAATCTTCTGGATCACCCTAGTTCATTTCAATGAAGCCAAGGCCTTAGGAATCGCCAAAGCCCTCTTTGGGGTTAACTCGATTCTAAGCGGAAAGATCATCTTTGTGGATGCGCTCATCATCGCACTGCCTCTCTCTTTTTTCGCGCTCTATTTGGGCTCGATTCTCTCTAAACCCTTCAAAGAATCTCACCTCAAGCGTTGCTTCTAG
- a CDS encoding PAS domain S-box protein, whose product MFVTFYLSIVLFLLSLLLASFTLKREIDTKKASSPLQKKLIVAGVFIACALGFGVYGVYDYHQTLTQERQRGFERLQGIEHLFRNELSRADISIFDTDNPRRHDLLGRLALYVSNSADVSYACLVNQKHPIGAYLLDRKSNYAKPLQECSSLELERTPKGFGALLLGELYAPWRFDSIIENRFDRIEARFFLDTRRLEGAVYDSFNSVGNLILGVSILIFVFSFVLALRKERFEESVLGYSQGRAFDKIIESIPMPILYKNMEGSYLGCNSKFLELSGKSREEVIGFRVGDLLDKKSAMEIEECERHLKEKGECPSHDIRFVDHRGEECFIRVYKTLLTNNFDEPVGILGFFVDMSEYHQSQRELKERQEQLEFFSEQLEKQMEYEISGRLNSERRYKQLFDSGRDGIFVVQMDEEEGVAQIVEANWSAHEMFGYSQGAFEELAFASLVDKGEREGVERLLKELPLKGGALIESHFVLLEHRSIPIELSIQSFLLEEKRTLYVSARDITERLRLEEEKRVQENLLVQQSKMASMGEMIGAIAHQWKQPLNAIYLMCQGLKESFAYNELDEAEMDRFVSGAMKQVEFMSRTITDFRNFFMPSKEKCAFALKEALLEMHSILAPQFSKHDIEVRITQEGEGSVVAYGYPNEFKQVALNLMNNSRDAIEERIRCGEKISGKIEVRISSEGDYACARIKDNGGGIPDEILKNIFEPYFSTKGEKGTGIGLSIAKMIIEKNMNGKIRAYNEEKGAVFEIRLPLSGARSNA is encoded by the coding sequence ATGTTTGTCACCTTTTACCTCTCTATCGTGCTCTTTCTTTTGTCGCTTCTGTTGGCGAGCTTTACCCTCAAAAGAGAGATTGACACTAAAAAAGCCTCCTCTCCTCTGCAAAAAAAGCTCATTGTGGCGGGAGTCTTCATCGCTTGCGCCTTGGGGTTTGGGGTTTATGGAGTTTATGACTACCATCAAACTCTCACTCAAGAGCGGCAGAGGGGCTTTGAGCGACTACAGGGAATTGAGCATCTCTTTCGAAACGAGCTCTCTAGAGCCGATATTTCGATTTTTGACACCGACAACCCTAGGCGCCATGATCTCTTGGGGCGTTTGGCTCTTTATGTCTCCAACTCCGCAGATGTCTCTTATGCCTGTTTGGTGAATCAAAAACATCCCATCGGGGCCTATCTTTTGGATCGAAAGAGCAACTATGCTAAGCCTCTCCAAGAGTGCTCCTCTTTGGAGCTAGAGCGAACACCCAAGGGTTTTGGAGCGCTGCTTTTGGGCGAGCTTTATGCCCCTTGGCGTTTTGATTCGATCATTGAGAATCGCTTTGATCGAATCGAGGCTCGATTCTTTTTAGATACGAGGCGTTTGGAAGGCGCGGTTTATGACTCTTTCAACTCGGTGGGGAATCTCATTTTGGGCGTTTCGATTCTCATCTTTGTCTTCTCTTTTGTGCTGGCACTTCGCAAAGAGAGATTTGAGGAGAGCGTGCTTGGCTATAGTCAGGGGCGAGCTTTTGACAAAATCATCGAATCTATTCCCATGCCTATTCTTTACAAAAATATGGAAGGCTCCTATTTGGGGTGCAACTCCAAATTCCTTGAGCTCTCAGGCAAAAGCCGTGAAGAGGTGATCGGGTTTAGGGTGGGCGACCTTTTGGATAAGAAGAGCGCCATGGAGATTGAGGAGTGCGAGCGGCACCTAAAAGAGAAGGGCGAGTGCCCATCACACGATATTCGCTTTGTTGATCATCGAGGGGAGGAGTGTTTCATTCGAGTTTACAAGACGCTCCTCACCAATAACTTTGATGAGCCTGTAGGGATTCTTGGATTTTTTGTGGACATGAGCGAATATCATCAATCCCAGAGGGAGCTCAAAGAGCGTCAAGAGCAGCTAGAGTTTTTCAGCGAGCAGCTAGAGAAGCAGATGGAGTATGAAATCTCGGGGCGACTCAACAGTGAAAGACGCTACAAGCAGCTCTTTGACAGTGGTCGAGATGGAATCTTTGTCGTTCAGATGGACGAAGAGGAGGGGGTAGCTCAAATTGTGGAAGCCAACTGGAGTGCCCATGAGATGTTTGGCTACTCCCAAGGGGCATTTGAGGAGCTAGCATTTGCCTCTTTGGTGGACAAAGGAGAGCGTGAGGGGGTGGAGAGGCTGCTAAAAGAGTTGCCGCTTAAGGGTGGAGCATTGATTGAGAGCCACTTTGTCTTGCTTGAACATAGGAGCATCCCCATAGAGCTCTCGATTCAGAGCTTTCTTCTTGAGGAGAAGAGGACGCTTTATGTCTCGGCGCGTGATATCACGGAGCGCTTGAGATTGGAAGAGGAGAAGCGAGTGCAGGAGAATCTTCTCGTGCAGCAGAGCAAAATGGCGAGCATGGGGGAGATGATCGGGGCGATCGCCCACCAATGGAAGCAACCGCTCAATGCCATCTATCTCATGTGCCAAGGGCTCAAAGAGAGCTTCGCCTATAATGAGCTGGATGAGGCGGAGATGGATCGTTTTGTCTCAGGCGCCATGAAGCAGGTGGAGTTCATGAGCCGTACGATCACTGATTTTAGAAACTTTTTCATGCCCTCCAAAGAGAAGTGTGCTTTTGCACTCAAAGAGGCCCTTTTGGAGATGCACAGTATTCTTGCACCCCAATTTTCCAAGCATGATATTGAGGTGCGCATCACGCAAGAGGGTGAGGGGAGCGTGGTGGCGTATGGTTACCCCAATGAGTTTAAGCAGGTGGCGCTCAATCTTATGAATAACTCTAGAGATGCGATTGAAGAGAGGATTCGATGTGGGGAAAAAATCTCAGGGAAGATCGAGGTGAGAATCTCTTCTGAGGGGGATTATGCTTGCGCAAGAATCAAAGATAATGGAGGCGGAATCCCTGATGAGATTCTAAAGAATATCTTTGAGCCCTATTTTTCCACCAAGGGTGAGAAGGGGACGGGGATCGGACTCTCCATCGCCAAGATGATTATTGAGAAGAACATGAATGGAAAGATCCGCGCCTATAACGAAGAAAAAGGCGCGGTCTTTGAGATCAGGCTTCCACTAAGCGGGGCTAGAAGCAACGCTTGA
- a CDS encoding DctP family TRAP transporter solute-binding subunit produces the protein MKLLSTLVLSAALAVSAFAQKSYTIKFAHVVASATPKGKAADFFAKRLEEITNGQIKVQVFPSAQLYDDDRVFMAMKMDNVQMAAPSFSKFTPLAPAFQLFDLPFIFRDTAHLHKVLDGEVGEAIKQKIEDKGFVALDYWDAGFKQFSSSKKPLIVPDDAKGQKFRIMSSKVLEEQTRAVGGNPQVLPFSEVYSALQQGVVDAAENPLSNFYNSKFHEVQSSLTISDHGYLGYLVVVSDKFWKSLPDDLKAKVKQAMKEATQFEREESAKDEAILLAKVEEYAKNTGKLQITKLTPAQKAEWQKVMSTIYPKFYDVIGKDLIEKTMNTK, from the coding sequence ATGAAGCTTTTGTCCACTTTGGTTCTTTCAGCTGCTTTGGCCGTCTCAGCCTTTGCACAAAAGAGCTACACCATCAAGTTTGCCCACGTCGTGGCTTCCGCTACCCCCAAAGGCAAAGCGGCCGACTTCTTTGCTAAACGCCTAGAGGAGATCACCAACGGACAGATTAAAGTCCAAGTATTTCCTAGTGCTCAGCTCTATGATGACGATCGCGTCTTTATGGCGATGAAGATGGATAACGTCCAAATGGCCGCTCCAAGCTTCTCCAAGTTCACCCCGCTGGCTCCTGCGTTCCAGCTTTTTGACCTTCCTTTTATCTTTAGAGACACTGCTCACCTTCATAAAGTCCTAGATGGAGAAGTGGGTGAGGCGATCAAACAAAAGATCGAAGACAAAGGCTTCGTGGCACTTGATTATTGGGATGCTGGATTCAAGCAATTCTCTTCCAGCAAAAAGCCTCTCATCGTTCCTGATGATGCCAAAGGTCAAAAGTTCAGAATTATGTCCTCCAAAGTGCTAGAGGAGCAAACCAGAGCCGTTGGCGGAAATCCCCAGGTTCTTCCCTTCTCTGAAGTCTATTCAGCTCTTCAGCAAGGAGTTGTGGATGCAGCGGAAAACCCTCTATCCAACTTCTATAATAGCAAATTCCACGAAGTTCAGAGCTCTTTGACCATCTCTGACCATGGATATCTTGGCTATCTTGTGGTGGTGAGTGACAAATTCTGGAAATCCCTCCCCGACGATCTCAAGGCCAAAGTCAAACAAGCCATGAAAGAGGCGACTCAGTTTGAGCGAGAAGAATCAGCCAAAGATGAGGCGATCTTGCTTGCCAAAGTCGAAGAGTATGCCAAGAATACAGGCAAGCTCCAGATCACCAAACTCACTCCTGCACAAAAAGCAGAATGGCAGAAAGTGATGAGCACCATCTATCCCAAGTTCTATGACGTCATCGGAAAAGACCTCATCGAAAAAACCATGAACACTAAATAG
- a CDS encoding TRAP transporter small permease → MSKFFEILDLGIAAMNKSIAVIGISTGVILAFINVVLRYFFDSGLTWAGETINYLFIWSALFGAAYGFKKGIHIAVTILVERFPPLLAKASLMIASLISLIFLLFIAYFGLHYVLLVKDMGFMSVDLGIPQWIPMVVIPVAFFAASYRVGEKIYEISKQPADTVVKSAGR, encoded by the coding sequence ATGAGTAAATTCTTCGAGATTTTAGACCTCGGAATCGCGGCGATGAATAAAAGTATCGCCGTGATCGGAATCTCCACCGGGGTTATTTTGGCATTCATCAACGTTGTTTTGAGATATTTTTTTGATAGCGGCCTCACTTGGGCTGGCGAGACAATCAACTATCTCTTTATTTGGTCGGCACTTTTTGGAGCGGCTTATGGGTTTAAAAAAGGGATTCATATCGCCGTCACGATTCTAGTCGAACGCTTCCCTCCCCTTTTGGCTAAGGCTTCTCTGATGATTGCCAGCCTCATCTCTCTCATCTTCCTCCTCTTCATCGCCTATTTTGGCCTGCACTATGTGCTTTTGGTGAAAGATATGGGCTTCATGAGCGTCGATCTTGGCATTCCACAATGGATTCCCATGGTGGTAATCCCCGTGGCCTTTTTTGCCGCGAGCTACCGTGTGGGCGAGAAGATTTATGAGATATCCAAGCAGCCCGCCGACACCGTGGTCAAGAGCGCAGGCCGATGA
- a CDS encoding TRAP transporter large permease, with product MSIAFLFIGLFGLMLIGVPVAVALGTSTVLSMLLFTELDPMSIPQLVFDGINKFSLMAIPMFILAGNLLSKGSSARRIIDFAKSMVGHLPGGLPMSAIFACIIFAAVSGSSPATVVAIGSIMFAAIKDAGYPASYAVGGITTAGSLGILIPPSIVMIVYGVTAEESIGKLFMAGVIPGLMIGAMMMLQTYWGAKRLGFKATEPAPFRERLQKLGKAFWALMVIFVVIGGIYGGIFTPTEAAAVSAVYAFVISYFVYKDIQLKDLYKVFLESAMTTSMIFFIIANAVVFAHFLTSEQIPQTIAQTILDHNVGKIGFLILVNIILFIMGQFMEPSSVVMIMVPLLLPIATELGIDPIHFGIIMVVNMELGMITPPVGLNLFVASGLTGMSLKDVVIASLPWTITIFIGLILVTYVPAISLWLPNLMFGTY from the coding sequence TTGAGTATTGCGTTTCTTTTTATTGGCCTTTTTGGCTTGATGCTAATTGGCGTCCCCGTTGCGGTGGCGCTTGGAACCAGCACCGTTTTATCAATGTTGCTCTTCACTGAGCTAGACCCGATGTCCATCCCTCAGCTTGTCTTTGATGGCATCAACAAATTCTCTCTCATGGCGATTCCGATGTTCATCCTTGCAGGAAACCTGCTGAGCAAAGGAAGCTCTGCCCGCCGAATCATCGACTTTGCCAAGTCCATGGTTGGACACCTTCCTGGCGGACTCCCTATGAGCGCCATTTTTGCTTGTATCATTTTTGCTGCCGTGAGCGGTAGCTCTCCTGCCACCGTTGTAGCGATTGGTTCAATCATGTTTGCAGCGATCAAAGATGCAGGCTATCCCGCCAGCTACGCCGTAGGAGGAATCACCACCGCAGGAAGCCTTGGAATCCTCATCCCTCCCTCCATCGTCATGATCGTCTATGGGGTTACAGCGGAAGAATCCATCGGTAAACTCTTCATGGCGGGCGTCATCCCCGGACTCATGATTGGAGCGATGATGATGCTTCAGACCTACTGGGGGGCTAAACGCCTTGGCTTTAAAGCCACCGAGCCTGCGCCCTTTAGAGAGCGACTCCAAAAGCTTGGCAAAGCTTTTTGGGCTCTCATGGTCATCTTTGTTGTCATTGGCGGTATCTATGGCGGCATCTTCACCCCGACTGAGGCTGCGGCTGTAAGCGCCGTCTATGCTTTTGTCATCTCCTATTTTGTCTATAAAGATATCCAACTCAAAGACCTCTACAAGGTTTTCCTAGAATCAGCCATGACCACCTCCATGATCTTTTTCATCATCGCCAATGCCGTGGTTTTTGCACACTTCCTCACCAGCGAGCAGATTCCTCAAACCATCGCTCAGACGATTCTAGATCACAATGTAGGCAAGATTGGATTCTTGATTCTAGTGAACATCATCCTCTTTATCATGGGTCAGTTCATGGAGCCCTCCAGTGTGGTGATGATCATGGTTCCTCTGCTCCTCCCTATCGCCACAGAGCTAGGAATCGACCCCATTCACTTTGGTATTATCATGGTGGTCAACATGGAGCTTGGCATGATCACGCCTCCCGTGGGACTCAACCTCTTTGTCGCTAGTGGGCTCACGGGAATGAGCCTCAAAGATGTCGTGATCGCCTCGCTCCCTTGGACGATCACTATCTTTATAGGACTCATTCTAGTCACCTATGTTCCTGCGATCTCCCTTTGGTTGCCCAACCTGATGTTTGGCACCTATTAA
- a CDS encoding DedA family protein — MSETFLSLILEYSYLILFVWCIFEGEVALIASGVFSHTGQMYYLFALIAGTLGGMAGDIFWYSTGRFNKKYALKILKSHRREVALARIQVYRYGAYIVFIQRFIYGARLVVPLLIGASRYNFRRFVVINFFSSFLWALLYLTIAYFLGDSIIAFFHYLKSHFYWVLLFLGILSLLAILYLKRYSKKN, encoded by the coding sequence ATGAGTGAAACATTCCTCTCCCTTATTCTTGAATACAGTTATCTCATTCTTTTTGTCTGGTGTATTTTTGAAGGAGAGGTGGCACTGATCGCCTCAGGCGTCTTCTCTCACACGGGTCAGATGTACTATCTTTTTGCTCTGATTGCTGGCACCCTGGGGGGCATGGCAGGGGATATATTCTGGTACAGCACGGGACGATTCAACAAAAAATACGCCCTCAAGATTCTCAAATCTCACCGACGCGAAGTGGCACTCGCTCGCATTCAGGTCTATCGATATGGCGCCTATATTGTCTTTATCCAGCGCTTTATTTATGGAGCACGTTTGGTGGTGCCCTTGCTTATTGGTGCTTCGCGTTACAACTTTAGGCGTTTTGTGGTGATCAACTTTTTTAGCAGCTTCCTTTGGGCGCTCCTCTATCTCACGATCGCCTACTTCTTGGGTGATTCGATCATCGCCTTTTTTCACTACCTCAAAAGCCACTTCTATTGGGTCTTGCTCTTTTTGGGAATCCTCTCCCTCTTAGCCATTCTCTACCTGAAGCGCTACTCCAAAAAAAACTGA